The following proteins are encoded in a genomic region of Arachis stenosperma cultivar V10309 chromosome 4, arast.V10309.gnm1.PFL2, whole genome shotgun sequence:
- the LOC130974874 gene encoding oxysterol-binding protein-related protein 4B-like, with translation MKEGQRRKIVVTKPLSLEGESDLDAPNLLQRILSLFKNVRPGSDLSRFQVPALFNLPKSQLQCYGESVYSTGMELIRECNRGQSPLDRLIAVMAWSISTTRPATFGVAPYNPILGETHHVSKGTLNILLEQISHHPPVTALHATDEKENIEMVWCQQPVPKFYGTSVEAKVHGKRQLKLLNHGETYEMNCPHLLFRIIPVPSVDWVGTVNIKCIETGLVADLSYKSTHSFLGFGGNQKVVKGKIRNSSTLNVLYEVDGHWNRTIKVKDTNNGKMRVIYDAKEVINGLQAPMVKDAESVWPTESAYVWSEVSEAIMKKEWEKAREAKHAVEERQRELLRERESKGQTWISNHFLVSNTKEHGWECSPMHTSVSDAPIIAE, from the exons ATGAAGGAGGGACAGAGGAGAAAAATTGTGGTGACCAAGCCATTGTCGTTAGAAGGCGAATCTGATTTGGACGCTCCTAATCTTTTGCAACGTATACTAAGCCTTTTTAAGAATGTACGGCCAGGATCTGATCTCTCGCGCTTCCAG GTGCCAGCATTGTTTAATTTGCCAAAGTCGCAACTTCAGTGCTATGGTGAGTCAGTGTACAGCACAGGAATGGAGTTAATAAGAGAATGCAACAGAGGGCAGAGTCCATTGGATAGGTTGATAGCAGTGATGGCATGGTCCATTTCCACCACTCGCCCTGCAACTTTTGGTGTTGCTCCCTATAATCCCATTCTTGGTGAGACTCATCATGTTTCTAAGGGAACTCTTAACATATTATTGGAACAG ATATCACACCACCCTCCAGTAACTGCCCTACATGCAACAGATGAGAAAGAAAACATAGAAATGGTTTGGTGCCAACAACCTGTCCCAAAGTTTTATG GTACATCAGTTGAAGCTAAAGTGCATGGTAAACGACAATTGAAGCTTTTGAATCATGGAGAAACATATGAGATGAACTGTCCTCATCTTTTATTCAGAATAATTCCTGTTCCTAGTGTTGATTGGGTTGGTACAGTTAATATAAAGTGCATAGAGACAGGACTTGTGGCTGATTTATCTTACAAATCAACACATTCTTTTCTTGGCTTTGGTGGAAATCAGAAAGTGGTCAAAGGGAAGATCCGTAATTCATCAACTTTGAATGTTCTGTATGAAGTTGATGGTCATTGGAATAG AACAATAAAAGTAAAGGATACAAATAACGGAAAAATGAGAGTGATATATGATGCAAAAGAAGTCATTAATGGACTGCAAGCACCAATGGTTAAGGATGCAGAG AGTGTGTGGCCAACCGAATCAGCTTATGTTTGGAGTGAAGTGAGTGAAGCCATAATGAAGAAAGAATGGGAGAAAGCAAGAGAAGCAAAGCATGCAGTGGAAGAGAGACAAAGGGAACTCTTAAGAGAAAGAGAGTCAAAGGGTCAAACATGGATTTCTAACCATTTTTTGGTGTCTAATACCAAAGAGCATGGCTGGGAATGTTCACCTATGCATACCTCTGTGTCAGATGCCCCTATCATTGCTGAGTGa